The Oxyura jamaicensis isolate SHBP4307 breed ruddy duck chromosome 9, BPBGC_Ojam_1.0, whole genome shotgun sequence genome includes the window agcagcccatacagtgctgcgctctgcacttggagctagaacagcagtgggatcacaccagtgttgtgtctgctgctgagcagtgctggcacagcatcaggactctctctgaccctcctagggggtgggcaaaaagtgagaaagaaacatccccagggcagctgacctaacccaacccaagggatattccataccatatggtgtcacactcagcaataaaaggtggaaaaaggaagaagaggggaggggtgggctctggttgtgaaaacgtctgtcctcctcccgaacaccggctacgtgcgttgaggctctgcttcaaggacgtggtcaagcatcgctcatttgtgggaagtagagagtaatttctttcctctgcacttccacatagcctttacttttttggttttgttattccctttccccctccctcttctccttgcccttttttccctttatttgaattgtttaattcataataatatttccttaatattttcttttctctttaattaaattatccttatctcaacccgtgagttgttctttacttctcaacccgtgagttgtcctttacttcttcccctcctcatctgaggaggggggagtgagagagcggttgtggtgttcagctgcctagcacggtaaaaacaccacaaagaGTTGAGTAAAATCTGGCTTGAAGgtaaaaatatagaaaaggcaaaagaaattaaagcaagaGTGTTTCATGCTAAAGGATTACATCAAGCAAGACCTCTTAAAGAACAATGTTTGCCATGGTGAATGGGCTGATTGAGTGAGGCTGAAGGTGTATCTTCAAAAGCATCTTAAATCTTTGAAACACTGCCAGTGCTTGTTAACAAGAGGACTTGCTCTCTGGTTGTAGATTTaagttaatttctttatttgctcCGAAAAGCAACGGATAACAGGAGGGCTAAGTACAACCTCCTCCCTAGCATGCTGAGTATATTAGAGGGCAAAAGTGGAAATTAGCTAACTGAAAGGCATAATCTCATCGGGGATGATTGAAGTAATTCCGAATATTTTACAGGGCTTTTGCTATTGCAGACAAAATGATATATTGTGAAAGGACTTCAACtgtgaataaaatgaaagtataatatagaaacaaaaccacatttgGTATTTTGGCACATCTTTTTCTGTGAGTCTTTGTGCCAGCACTGATTAACACTATCTACCATTATTTACCTCATTAAACTGTGCTTTCATCACTGTTTTAAGAGTCTTCTCAAAGGTTATTTTGAGACAATGCCTGCAGAACACTCTAAACATGCTAGAAGAAACCCTGGTATATGCTGATCAGGCCCTTCTAAATATAAACTCTGGTTTGAATAAATGTAGAAGCTTCTTCTCACACAACAGTATGTGGACTCCTCTCTGTGACCTCCAAATGCCTCGACTTTCCCTTCCCTACCACATAATAGTCAAGTAATACTAACCTTGATGGACTACATACAAATAAGAGGCTATTTTGAAGTCATAAGTGCTTTAAATTGTAAGGTTCCTAGTACACTACTCCAGCTGGCTTGGGAGCAGAATAATTAATTCTATATAAGATGCATACAGTCAGCTTTATGAAAGCCCAATCTGTCCTCAGAGCCCATTCTCTCCTGTGAGACAGCAGCcttgggagaaagaaaaaaaaaaaaaaaaaaaaaaaaaaaaaggaaccagaTTGCTGATAATGAGTTTCATTAATGTAGCTGCTAAAGCTACAGGAAATTATGTGAACAGTGATCTTTAGCTGCTCTGAGATCAGCGTGGCACTTTCTGCCCAGACAAGGAGACCCCATGCATATACCTGTGACATCACCTGAGCACGTGGGACAAGCCAAAGCTAGATCCTCAGATATGGGCAGAGAAGAGAAACTTCTGGTTTATCTGTGGTACTGCTTGTATTTATATATAGCACGGTGTTAATGGGTATACCCGCAGgaacagagcaaacaaaactAGTTACCGTGAGCCTGTTCTTCCTCCAGAAGAGGCTGGCATGTTCAAGTCTCTCAAGTGATTCTCAGCTCTAGCCAGGCCTCTCTCAAGGAGCACGGGGTGGTGAtctgctctccttccctgcGAGGCAccagctgaaaagcatttttctctttcagcccACAGTCTAGAGCACACAGGGTTACAGCCGGGGGATACCACTGCAGGCTTAGTACAGCAGGGCAGAACTGATGAGTTCACAGCATCCTTTTACCTCTTTCCAAGGAGCCCAGGCACTGTATTCAGCATCTTCCTCCCTGACCCCAGCACTGCAGATCAGGAAGCCTCCATCCCCACAAATATCATCTTAAAACACTGCAAGACAACAGTAGTAGGGAGACATTTCCAGACACTTCTCTTCACTGCAGTGAAAGCAGTGAGAGTCAATCCCCAGACAGGCAGGTGGCCACCAGGACTGGGGCACCCTTTAACCACAAGCAAATTCCTCCTGTTgctcccagcctgggctgctccccATAAAAACACAGCCCGGCAGGTGTTTCTTGCAGGAAGCCAGGAGATACCCCGGTACTCCCTGAGGCAAGAGGGCTACATGCCTCCCTCACCTATGGGAGTCTGGCGCTTGCAGGAAAGCCAGAAAGTGCAGTTCCCACCTGCACGGATGCTGTTGGTGTGTAGCTGCCATCtgttgcagcagctgctggtggtttTCCAACAGGCTTTGTAGCACAGCTCTACAGCCACGTTGCTCCCAGCCACCCACCTCTCCTTACCCAACCCTGAAGAGGGAGGCTGAAGACCACAGCCACCGAGGTCTGCCTGCCTAGGGCCCATGATGGCATTTACCACCGTAAATGAAAGCGGCAGTTGGGACTCAGGTGAAACGATCACcagagccccagagctgagaaCCTGCAGGCACGGTGCAGTGGGAACAGTGCAGGGGAGGAAACACCTTCCCACTGCCAACTGCCTCACCGGCAGGGACATCCGCGGCAATGCTGCCTTGGCACAGCATCCAGCCCATCTCGTCCTCTGGGGGGCCTCTGCAGCATGCAGTGGTCCCTCAGATCAGCCCCTACCAGAGGCTGGGCAGTTTTTGTTTAAACCCAGAGTCTTTCCCTAACTCACACGCTGCAGAGCCCACAGCCACTGGTGCCCTGCTTACCCCAAGGAGCGTCAAGTGGGTATGTTCCTGTGTGCTGCCCATCACACGTGCCCGCCCCCTTGCCCCTAAAACACATGGACATCAGAACACATCAGGCCCGTTATCTAACAAACAGGTCCCttagtttaatattttactcTCCTGTTGACTTCTCAGCACTGTTCAGTTGTGTTTGTTGTTCTGGTAGGACTCCTGTGTAATTTTTATAACGATTTTAAGCGGTGTCATCAGTCTGCCCTACATTTGGCAGTTCCATAAAATCAATGTTTATTCCGTAATGAAATATGCACTGAAAATCACTTTCAGCAACACATTTTTACTACTTCCTTTGTaccagtttttaaaaacatatttctggtCACCTGTATGTTCCCCAGATTTTGCATGTTGTCATGATTCACTATTGAATAAAAGATTTCTATAAAAATCCCAGGACACAGTGTCCTAATTACACTGGACCTCAGTTTGTACTGTAAGagcatacatatatatctgAATATGACAGTGTaaagagacaaacaaaaacctagAGCTATAAGATATTTAAGACTATCCACATGCACTGAAAGCAAACGAAAAGGAAATGCACTGAAATAGCAGAGGACAATCCCATCCACTGACTGCAACCTGAGCCTGCAAGATACTTAACTTTCTGTGCTATCTTCCCTTTACTTCTAATTTCTCTTTACTTCCAaccagaaagagcagtcaggctctgggctgcccagggaagcggtggagtcaccgtccctgggggtgtttaaggaaaggctgggcatggtgcttggggacatggcgTGGTGGTGGTAGGGTGCTGTTGTACCAGGTGATattggagggcttttccagccttaatggTTCTGTTCTGTAACTTGTTACCATACACTAACACGCTGCCAGTGTTTTGCGCTGTATTTTTATACTCACATTATGTAACCGTGCTGCTTGCATAACTGCACAGCCGATAAATGTAGGATTTGTCTAAGGATCAACTCAGAGCAGCTACTGTCAGCCTGCTCCAGTCTCCCCATGAAGCGCGCCACTTGGAGCGCAGAGATAAGGTGGGTGCCGTCTGTGCCAGTGCCACACGCACCCTTTGCAGCCTGGGCCGTGCACGGTTGGCCTAAAATAACTTTTCCATTCCCTGCATGACACGATGTCACCGAGACACCCGCTCTCAGCCAGCCCCCTCGAAGCGCACCCTGCAGAAATCCCCCCGTCTGCCAGAtgcccccagcccggggcaTTTCCCAGCTGTGCCGTGCCCGCTAGGCGGGCTCACCCCGCTCCTGCTgccgcctcctgccctgcctttgTCCCCCCGCTGGCACGGCGGGCGCGATGCAGCAGCGCGGCCACCGCCCGGCCGCGCCCCGCACCCCGAGTTACGGAGCGGGGCCGCGCACGGCCGGGGGGTCCGGGGGGCTCCGCGGGGGCTTtgcgcccccccccgccgggccAGGCGCGCTGCGGCCGCACGGCATCAATCATTAACCGCGGCTCGGGTGTCCGGCGCCTCCCTCGCCGGGAAACCGAAGCCGGGGCGGTGGGGGCCCCTCCGGCGGCTCCCCGGCAGGGCTGGCTGCGCCGCCGGGCTCCGGTTACGGCGatgcggggcggcggggcgggaggagccgcggcggggccgccaCTGCCCGCGCTGCGATGAGTGATGCtgccgggggcggcggcggcggcggcggaggaggaggaggaggaggagaagcgcAGAGCCACCGCGGCTCCTCCGCCGGCGGCTGCGGGAGCGGCGGCTCCGCCTCgcccgggaggcggcggcgggcagcggcggggagcgggcagggggcggccgggaggcccggggccggcgggggcAGCATGCCGGCCGGAGAGGGAgccaaggaggaggaggaagagggggcgccgccgcccggccgccccgccgccctgcTGCGGTGGGACGAGGTGCCCGAGGACTTCGTGGAGTGCTTCATCCTCTCGGGGTACCGGCGGCTGCACTGCTCTGCGCAGGAGTGCCTGGCCTCGGTGCTGCAGCCCACCAACGAGACGCTCAACTTCTGGACCCACTTCATCCCgctgctgctcttcctcagCCGCTTcgggcggctgctgctgctgcggggcgCTGGGGACGTGCCCTTCCACCAcccggccctgctgcccctctggTGCTATGCCTCGGGGGTGCTGCTCACCTTCGCCATGAGCTGCACGGCCCACCTCTTCAGCTGCCTCTCCCCGCGCCTCCGCGCCGCCTTCTTCTACCTGGACTACGCCTCCATCAGCTACTATGGCTTTGCCAGCACCGTGGCCTACTCCTACTACCTGCTGCCGGGCCTGAGCCTGCTGGACGCCGGTGCCATGAGCCACTACTTGCAGCAGCAACTGGGCTGGCAGCTGGACTGCAGCCTGCCCATCGCGGCCTACCGCGCCCTGGTGCTGCCCGTGGCCCTGGCGCTGGCCGTGGGCTGCACAGCCGCCTGCTGCCGTAGCCGCGCCGCCTGCTGCGCCTACCCCTTCGCCGTGCGCACCTTCGTCTTCGCCATGCCGCTGAGCATGGCCTGCCCCATCATGCTGGAGAGCCTCCTCTTCGACCTCCGCACCCGCAACCCTACGCTCTTCGTCTACTTCTACCGGCGCtactgctggctgctggtggcagcctTCTTCAATGTCAGCAAAATCCCTGAGCGGATCCAGCCGGGGCTTTTCGACATCGTGGGGCACAGCCACCAGCTTTTCCACATCTTCACTTTCCTCAGCATCTACGACCAGGTGCACTATGTGGAGGACGGGCTGGCTGAGTTCCTCAAGGCATCCCCGGCTGCTCCCACCTACTTGGGCACTGTGGGGTATATGCTGCTGCTGACGCTCTGCCTGGCTGTCGTGGTTAGGAGGTTCCTCAATGTCGCAGACCTCTGCAAGCAGGACTGATCGTGCCGGTGACCACCCTACCAGCAACCCTCGGGCTGAAGACCCTTCAGCCGGTGACCTTCAGACTGGCAACCCTCCGACTGGCCCAAGCGTGTCTTCGAGATGCTGTGAAACCCGGGGGAAAGCCTGTGGAAGAGCCAGGTCCCTTTCGTGGAAGGTTGCTAGAGAAAATGGCCATGGTGGAAATACTCATGCTCGTTAAACTCCTGTGTTACCAGGGGAAGCAAGCACTTACTGGTATGTTGCTGCTTAGAGTATaagctgaaataatttagttCTGCTACTAGGAAGAATGCATGAACTGGGAATGCCACTTACTAGTTTCATAACAATTAGGTTTAAACTAgctatgtatatacatatatatatgtttatatatatagctatatatattt containing:
- the PAQR9 gene encoding membrane progestin receptor epsilon produces the protein MSDAAGGGGGGGGGGGGGGEAQSHRGSSAGGCGSGGSASPGRRRRAAAGSGQGAAGRPGAGGGSMPAGEGAKEEEEEGAPPPGRPAALLRWDEVPEDFVECFILSGYRRLHCSAQECLASVLQPTNETLNFWTHFIPLLLFLSRFGRLLLLRGAGDVPFHHPALLPLWCYASGVLLTFAMSCTAHLFSCLSPRLRAAFFYLDYASISYYGFASTVAYSYYLLPGLSLLDAGAMSHYLQQQLGWQLDCSLPIAAYRALVLPVALALAVGCTAACCRSRAACCAYPFAVRTFVFAMPLSMACPIMLESLLFDLRTRNPTLFVYFYRRYCWLLVAAFFNVSKIPERIQPGLFDIVGHSHQLFHIFTFLSIYDQVHYVEDGLAEFLKASPAAPTYLGTVGYMLLLTLCLAVVVRRFLNVADLCKQD